The following are encoded together in the Thermoanaerobaculia bacterium genome:
- a CDS encoding deoxyribodipyrimidine photo-lyase yields MILPERIRDLNNHRPQKKNYVLYWMQASQRVLDNHALHYAIGLANQWKCPLLVYFGLTDGYPGANLRHYRFMLEGLREVAAEVKEMGVAFVLRKEDPEEGVMELGREASAVVVDCGYTRIQKQWRSQAAIQLQCPLIQVETDVIVPVETAYPREAWSAAVLRRRVSQLLSDYLVPLHPQPLRYPWMGELPEGLDVNDLPSILELLDVDRTVPPVPGLQGGTARALDSFTSFVEHNLDHYHEDRNDPSLQGASGMSPYLHFGQISPLTLALMARNRPGPGSKAFLEELIVRRELAVNFVHYNAEYDTVQCLPEWAVRTLSEHASDDRETLYSFSELERSQTHDPYWNAAQLEMVRTGSMHGYMRMYWGKKILEWSATWEEAFQTALDLNNRWELDGRDPNGFAGVAWCFGKHDRPWQERAIFGKIRYMNDKGLTRKFDMDGYVQRISELEPYPF; encoded by the coding sequence ATGATTCTGCCTGAGAGGATTCGTGATTTAAACAACCATAGGCCTCAAAAAAAGAACTACGTTCTCTACTGGATGCAGGCAAGCCAGCGAGTCCTGGATAATCATGCCCTGCACTATGCGATCGGATTGGCAAACCAGTGGAAGTGCCCCCTTCTGGTCTATTTCGGGCTGACTGACGGATATCCAGGGGCCAACCTTCGCCATTACCGTTTTATGCTGGAAGGGTTGCGGGAGGTTGCCGCAGAAGTAAAGGAAATGGGAGTCGCTTTTGTTCTTCGCAAAGAAGATCCTGAGGAAGGTGTGATGGAACTTGGACGGGAAGCTTCGGCGGTCGTGGTGGATTGCGGATATACGCGCATCCAGAAACAATGGCGAAGCCAGGCGGCCATCCAATTGCAATGTCCTCTGATCCAGGTGGAAACCGATGTCATTGTCCCCGTGGAAACTGCTTACCCCCGTGAAGCCTGGTCTGCAGCTGTATTGCGACGCAGAGTAAGTCAGCTTCTTTCCGACTACCTGGTCCCGCTTCACCCGCAACCTCTGCGGTATCCATGGATGGGGGAGCTGCCGGAAGGATTAGACGTGAATGACCTTCCTTCCATTCTGGAATTGCTCGACGTAGACCGTACTGTTCCCCCGGTCCCCGGGTTACAGGGAGGGACGGCCCGGGCCCTTGACTCATTTACTTCGTTTGTTGAGCACAATCTTGATCACTACCATGAAGATCGAAACGATCCTTCGCTCCAGGGAGCGTCGGGCATGAGCCCCTATCTCCACTTTGGTCAGATCTCTCCTCTGACGTTGGCTCTCATGGCCAGGAATAGACCCGGCCCGGGTTCGAAAGCCTTTCTCGAAGAACTGATCGTCCGGAGAGAGCTTGCGGTCAATTTTGTTCATTACAACGCCGAGTACGATACCGTTCAATGCTTACCGGAATGGGCGGTTCGAACGTTATCGGAGCATGCTTCTGATGACCGTGAAACACTCTATTCGTTTTCGGAACTGGAAAGGTCCCAAACCCACGATCCTTACTGGAACGCGGCACAGCTGGAGATGGTTCGGACCGGGAGTATGCACGGATACATGCGGATGTACTGGGGAAAGAAGATCCTTGAGTGGTCCGCGACATGGGAGGAGGCGTTTCAAACCGCCCTTGATCTTAATAACCGGTGGGAACTGGATGGAAGGGACCCCAACGGATTTGCCGGTGTGGCCTGGTGTTTCGGGAAGCATGACCGCCCGTGGCAGGAACGTGCCATATTTGGAAAGATCCGCTACATGAACGACAAAGGACTGACGCGGAAATTCGACATGGATGGCTATGTGCAGCGGATCTCCGAGCTTGAACCCTATCCCTTCTGA